One genomic window of Marinobacter adhaerens HP15 includes the following:
- a CDS encoding CASTOR/POLLUX-related putative ion channel, which translates to MLPFRLIDRVKFILERQLVKGAGFQLLVVGVFIGLISLIGGLLVVPQGGDFEDPGSAIWWAFLRLTDPGYLGDDVGTWQRFVSTLLTISGYVVFMGTLVAILTRWLIAKMADLERGLTPVTLKNHVVVLGWTSQTLPLLSELLGSSGRVRRFLEKHDAQKLNLVVLSEEASAAQVHELRTEPGIGRRARQIILRSGSAIQPDALHRVACLDAAAVIVPSAAHEAGSLVTSDVETVKALLSIAAQARHFQSSLPFVVAEIQDVRKLPVIERAYPGAVEVVAGDATISRLMVQNILHPGLSEVFNELLTAGEGNEIYIRGGESLAGMTLGELAAARPEVIVLGLLKPGSSGWDVQLLAPSDSPIASADRVVIMARDYSETEPNPKKAPLPSLVRGQAVRVERPVDQMNHRVLVLGWNRRVPSLIAEFLSYGHRHFEVDLVSVVPKAEREQAIARYVDNSGRLTCRHIEADYMVEGELRRIGPAGYDTVILLSSDRLASGEEADARAMVGYLQLEDILADFARRPQLIMELSDPDNRHLLDGHQSEMMISPMILSHVLAQVALRRELRIVLDELFTVGGAEIQFRDPADYPLPASATFQVLEKTVAAEGELALGIFRHRANESGRHLQLNPPRKDYLELQPGDRLVVLCMT; encoded by the coding sequence ATGCTGCCTTTCCGGCTGATCGACCGAGTCAAATTCATACTGGAACGCCAGCTCGTCAAAGGCGCGGGATTTCAGCTTCTCGTGGTCGGAGTCTTCATTGGCCTGATCTCGTTAATCGGTGGCCTGCTTGTGGTTCCCCAGGGCGGCGACTTCGAAGATCCGGGCTCGGCAATCTGGTGGGCGTTTCTTCGGTTGACCGATCCAGGTTACCTGGGTGACGACGTTGGCACCTGGCAGCGCTTTGTCTCGACCCTGCTGACTATCAGCGGCTATGTGGTGTTCATGGGCACTCTGGTGGCGATCCTGACACGGTGGTTGATCGCTAAAATGGCGGATCTTGAGAGAGGCCTTACGCCGGTTACGCTTAAGAATCATGTGGTGGTGCTGGGCTGGACCAGCCAGACCCTCCCGTTGCTCTCCGAGCTGTTGGGCTCCAGTGGCCGGGTGCGCCGTTTTCTGGAAAAGCACGATGCCCAGAAGCTCAACCTCGTGGTGTTGTCTGAAGAGGCGTCTGCAGCCCAGGTTCATGAGTTGCGCACCGAGCCTGGTATCGGGCGCCGGGCCCGCCAGATCATCCTGCGATCGGGATCCGCAATCCAGCCGGATGCCCTGCACCGAGTGGCTTGCCTGGATGCAGCGGCGGTTATCGTGCCCAGTGCCGCCCACGAAGCTGGCAGCCTGGTTACGTCGGATGTGGAGACGGTCAAGGCGCTGCTGTCCATAGCCGCGCAGGCAAGGCATTTTCAGTCCTCGTTGCCGTTTGTGGTGGCCGAGATCCAGGACGTCCGCAAACTCCCGGTGATAGAGCGGGCCTACCCCGGGGCCGTGGAGGTCGTGGCCGGCGATGCCACCATCAGTCGCCTGATGGTGCAGAACATCCTTCATCCCGGCCTGTCGGAAGTGTTCAACGAGCTGCTGACAGCCGGTGAGGGTAACGAGATCTATATCCGCGGAGGCGAGTCGCTGGCTGGCATGACGCTGGGCGAGCTGGCGGCCGCCCGGCCCGAAGTTATCGTGCTGGGGCTGCTGAAGCCGGGCAGTTCAGGATGGGACGTCCAGTTGCTGGCGCCCTCAGACTCACCCATTGCATCGGCTGATCGGGTGGTCATCATGGCCCGGGATTACTCCGAGACCGAGCCGAATCCCAAAAAGGCGCCCTTGCCGAGCTTGGTTAGAGGGCAGGCGGTACGGGTTGAGCGGCCCGTGGACCAGATGAATCATCGGGTTCTGGTGTTAGGCTGGAACCGACGCGTGCCCAGCCTGATCGCGGAGTTCCTCAGCTATGGCCACCGTCATTTTGAGGTGGATCTGGTCTCCGTGGTTCCCAAAGCCGAACGGGAACAGGCCATTGCACGCTATGTCGACAATTCGGGCCGCCTGACCTGTCGGCATATCGAGGCGGACTACATGGTGGAGGGGGAGCTCCGCCGGATAGGGCCGGCAGGCTACGATACCGTGATCCTGCTGAGCAGTGACCGGCTGGCTTCTGGTGAAGAGGCCGATGCCCGCGCGATGGTGGGCTACCTGCAGCTTGAAGACATCCTGGCCGATTTTGCCCGGAGGCCTCAACTGATCATGGAGTTGAGCGACCCCGACAACCGGCACCTGCTGGATGGGCATCAGAGCGAGATGATGATCAGCCCCATGATTCTCAGTCACGTTCTGGCGCAGGTGGCGTTGCGGCGCGAGCTTCGCATCGTGCTGGATGAACTGTTCACCGTTGGCGGTGCCGAGATCCAGTTCCGGGATCCGGCGGATTACCCTTTGCCCGCCAGTGCGACGTTTCAGGTGCTGGAAAAAACGGTGGCGGCCGAAGGTGAACTGGCACTCGGGATATTTCGGCACCGTGCCAATGAAAGCGGGCGCCACCTGCAGCTGAACCCTCCCCGCAAGGACTACCTTGAGTTACAACCGGGTGACCGGTTGGTTGTGCTTTGCATGACCTGA
- the dauA gene encoding C4-dicarboxylic acid transporter DauA, producing MPHRAHLFSLRMAHAFREACIDEPYRGRRFLRDVMAGLTVGIIAIPLAMALAIASGVAPQYGLYTAIIAGFVIALTGGSRFSISGPTAAFVVILYPIAQSYGLGGLLLATLMSGVLLILMALMRLGRFIEYIPESVTLGFTGGIAVVIATLQIRDFLGLQVSDMPEHYWDKLALLAGALPEFDGMSALVAGVTLACMLLWPRLKTPVPPHLPAVVIGSLLALWLNAQGAAIDTIGSRFSYLLPDGTEGAGIPPFLPEFAWPWQQAGASGEPVGLSWSLVRDLLPAAFAIAMLGAIESLLCAVVLDGMTGKRHSANSELMGQGLGNIITPFFGGITATAAIARSAANYRAGAESPVSAMVHSLVVLLALVSLAGLLAYLPMPAMAALLVMVAWNMSEAPKSLHLLKTAPRSDILVFLTCFSLTVLLDMVIAITTGVLLAAVLFMREMAQMTRVTDITQSKRIAESRLPDGWQVFKINGPLFFAAADRIFGELAVLARNARGFILYMDGVTILDAGGLSALNKLIATCERDGTQIVIADLQFQPLRTLARAGVAPIAGVSRYTSSLDEALRLISCPASETDRASG from the coding sequence ATGCCGCATCGTGCCCACCTTTTTTCTCTCCGGATGGCCCACGCATTCCGGGAAGCGTGTATTGATGAGCCCTACCGGGGCCGCCGTTTCCTGCGCGATGTGATGGCGGGTTTGACGGTGGGCATTATTGCCATACCCCTGGCCATGGCATTGGCGATCGCCAGTGGTGTTGCACCCCAGTACGGCCTCTACACCGCCATTATTGCCGGGTTTGTGATCGCATTGACCGGTGGCAGCCGGTTCAGCATCTCCGGCCCCACCGCTGCTTTCGTTGTCATTCTGTACCCTATCGCCCAGAGCTATGGGCTGGGCGGTCTGCTTTTGGCCACCTTGATGTCGGGCGTTTTGCTGATTCTGATGGCTCTGATGCGACTGGGTCGTTTTATCGAGTACATTCCAGAATCGGTTACCCTGGGATTTACCGGGGGGATCGCCGTGGTGATTGCCACCCTGCAGATCCGGGATTTTCTGGGCCTTCAGGTTAGCGATATGCCCGAGCATTATTGGGACAAGCTGGCCCTGCTGGCCGGTGCGCTGCCGGAATTTGATGGTATGAGTGCCCTGGTGGCCGGTGTCACCCTTGCCTGCATGTTGCTCTGGCCACGCCTGAAAACCCCGGTGCCCCCGCATCTGCCAGCGGTGGTGATCGGAAGCCTGCTTGCGCTCTGGTTGAATGCCCAGGGTGCTGCTATCGATACCATTGGTTCAAGGTTCAGTTATCTCCTGCCGGACGGCACCGAGGGAGCGGGTATTCCGCCGTTCTTGCCGGAATTCGCCTGGCCGTGGCAGCAGGCAGGGGCATCGGGCGAGCCCGTCGGGCTGTCATGGTCGCTGGTCCGGGATCTGCTGCCTGCAGCCTTTGCCATCGCCATGCTCGGGGCCATCGAGTCCCTCCTGTGCGCCGTGGTGCTTGATGGCATGACTGGCAAACGCCACAGCGCCAACAGCGAGCTCATGGGGCAGGGCCTTGGCAACATCATCACGCCGTTTTTCGGCGGCATTACCGCCACGGCCGCCATCGCCCGCTCGGCGGCCAACTACCGGGCCGGCGCCGAGTCGCCGGTCTCCGCAATGGTGCATTCGCTGGTCGTTCTGCTGGCGCTGGTTTCGCTGGCGGGCCTGCTGGCGTATCTTCCCATGCCGGCCATGGCCGCCCTGCTGGTGATGGTGGCCTGGAATATGAGTGAGGCCCCCAAGTCCCTGCATCTTCTGAAAACTGCGCCGCGCAGCGACATCCTGGTTTTTCTCACCTGCTTTTCACTGACGGTATTGCTCGACATGGTGATTGCCATCACCACCGGCGTCCTGTTGGCGGCGGTCCTGTTCATGCGGGAAATGGCCCAGATGACCCGGGTTACAGATATCACCCAGAGCAAACGGATTGCAGAATCCCGGCTGCCCGATGGCTGGCAGGTGTTCAAGATTAACGGACCCCTGTTTTTTGCCGCCGCGGACCGGATTTTCGGGGAGCTGGCAGTGCTCGCCCGGAACGCCCGCGGATTCATTCTGTACATGGACGGCGTGACGATTCTCGATGCCGGCGGGCTGTCCGCCCTGAACAAGCTTATTGCTACCTGTGAAAGGGACGGTACCCAGATTGTGATTGCCGATCTTCAGTTTCAGCCTTTGCGCACCCTCGCTCGTGCCGGGGTTGCGCCGATAGCTGGCGTTAGCCGCTATACTTCCTCCCTGGACGAAGCTTTGCGTCTGATCAGTTGCCCTGCGTCTGAAACTGATCGGGCTTCCGGATAA
- a CDS encoding ChaN family lipoprotein has product MPSLKAPDTLNSAPRTQYDAKLVNPANKTALTPEELAQQLADVDVVVVGEYHGHHGSHLLQSRLQSALFRLRPEQILSMEQFNLDHQDELNRYLRGETGETEMIEDAEAWDNYRASYRPLVEFARRHDLPVIASNAPADVVRCVGRKGPGYLDRISDTLRQNLPATPFMDTSEYREKFMAAIGASHQADDTMSERMDNTYKAQLLRDNTMATRILQARTEHPEHQVLHVTGTFHSENGLGTVALLKQRAPEISVAVVSPVFWPSEVNEAPLDNNRAKGDFIYFIQPLPDEFRDAQREREAMTARFRRSTDKSCD; this is encoded by the coding sequence ATGCCTTCATTGAAAGCCCCCGACACACTGAATTCGGCACCGCGAACCCAGTACGATGCCAAGCTGGTAAACCCGGCAAACAAGACCGCGCTGACTCCGGAAGAACTGGCGCAGCAACTGGCCGACGTCGATGTTGTGGTTGTCGGGGAATACCACGGGCACCATGGCTCACACCTTCTGCAATCCCGGCTTCAGAGCGCCCTGTTTCGGCTGCGGCCGGAGCAGATTCTCAGCATGGAGCAGTTCAATCTGGATCATCAGGACGAGCTGAACCGTTATCTGCGGGGAGAGACGGGCGAAACCGAAATGATCGAAGACGCCGAAGCCTGGGATAATTACCGTGCCTCCTATCGGCCATTGGTGGAATTTGCACGCCGGCACGACCTTCCGGTGATCGCGTCCAATGCGCCGGCCGACGTGGTCCGCTGCGTTGGCCGCAAGGGCCCGGGCTATCTCGACCGTATTTCAGACACCTTGAGACAGAATTTACCCGCCACCCCCTTCATGGACACCTCGGAATACCGGGAAAAGTTCATGGCGGCCATCGGTGCCAGCCACCAGGCAGACGACACCATGAGCGAGCGGATGGACAACACCTACAAGGCCCAGTTGCTCAGGGACAACACCATGGCGACACGTATTCTTCAGGCGCGGACAGAGCACCCGGAGCACCAGGTACTGCACGTGACTGGCACCTTTCACAGTGAAAACGGCCTGGGCACCGTGGCACTTCTGAAACAGCGTGCGCCGGAAATCTCGGTTGCCGTCGTAAGCCCGGTGTTCTGGCCTTCGGAGGTCAACGAAGCGCCCCTGGATAATAATCGCGCCAAGGGTGATTTCATCTACTTTATCCAGCCTCTGCCCGACGAATTCCGGGATGCCCAGCGGGAACGCGAGGCGATGACAGCCCGCTTCCGCCGCTCGACCGACAAAAGCTGTGACTGA
- a CDS encoding macro domain-containing protein has translation MTVVKVECIRGNIAEQQDMDVIVNAANAELLPGSGVAGAIHGAAGPGLAEECRALAPIRPGQAVISSAHELPNQHVIHCLGPVYGVDEPSDRLLAECFRNALLLADRHKLRSIAFPAISTGVFGYPLQDAAAVAMKAVSDTLAELNSVRLVRFVLFSDEDRKVFEQALELESGLSGR, from the coding sequence AACATTGCTGAACAGCAGGATATGGATGTGATCGTCAATGCCGCCAACGCCGAACTTTTGCCAGGGAGTGGCGTGGCAGGCGCCATACACGGCGCCGCCGGACCGGGGCTGGCAGAGGAGTGCCGGGCTCTGGCGCCGATCAGGCCGGGGCAGGCAGTCATAAGCTCGGCTCACGAGCTGCCAAACCAGCACGTAATCCATTGTCTGGGCCCCGTTTACGGGGTCGACGAGCCATCCGACCGTTTGCTGGCTGAGTGTTTCAGAAATGCCCTGTTGCTGGCAGATCGGCATAAGCTGAGGTCCATCGCTTTTCCCGCCATCTCCACAGGGGTTTTCGGCTATCCACTGCAGGATGCGGCGGCAGTGGCCATGAAGGCGGTGTCTGACACGCTGGCGGAGCTCAACTCTGTTCGCCTTGTCCGGTTTGTGCTGTTCAGCGACGAGGACCGGAAGGTGTTTGAACAGGCTCTTGAGTTGGAATCGGGCCTGTCAGGCCGGTAG